One region of Cucurbita pepo subsp. pepo cultivar mu-cu-16 chromosome LG03, ASM280686v2, whole genome shotgun sequence genomic DNA includes:
- the LOC111791327 gene encoding gibberellin-regulated protein 14: MKMGWTLLLFALFLSLTSHNAFSHSLHSNKPAVVVGTVFCDTCSQQRLSKSTYFISGAIVAVECRDHKTSETNFKEQVKTNKNGNFKVVLPFSEQEHTNKMETCSVKMIKSSDPFCSVPSSATSSSLKLKNSKIRDGTRVFSAGYFAFKPLKQPTSCNRKNTDILKAKQVNPQLPFPPIIPPIVPPVIQPPSLLPPNPLQPAPLIPNPLEPPTPVIPNPFQPPAPLIPVIPMPPLPILTPPSPPPTVLPPFIPPFLPPIPGIPSGPPKVKKIP, translated from the exons ATGAAGATGGGTTGGACTCTGCTTCTCTTTGCTCTGTTTCTGAGCCTCACTTCCCATAATGCCTTCTCTCACTCTCTTCATAGCAACAAGCCTGCTGTTGTTGTCGGCACTGTGTTCTGCGACACTTGTTCCCAACAACGCCTCTCCAAGTCTACCTATTTCATCTCAG GAGCCATTGTTGCAGTTGAATGCAGAGACCATAAAACCTCTGAAACCAATTTCAAAGAGCAAGTGAAGAccaacaaaaatggaaatttcaaAGTAGTGTTGCCATTCTCTGAGCAAGAACACACCAACAAAATGGAAACTTGTTCTGTAAAAATGATCAAAAGCAGTGACCCCTTCTGCTCTGTACCCTCCTCTGCTACTTCCTCTTCTCTAAAACTGAAGAACTCTAAGATCAGAGATGGCACCAGGGTTTTCTCAGCTGGGTATTTCGCTTTCAAGCCATTGAAACAGCCCACTTCGTGCAATCGGAAGAACACCGACATTTTGAAAGCCAAACAAGTTAACCCTCAGCTTCCTTTTCCGCCGATTATTCCGCCGATTGTTCCGCCGGTTATTCAGCCGCCATCGCTTTTGCCGCCCAACCCCCTGCAGCCGGCGCCGCTGATCCCGAACCCGTTAGAACCGCCGACTCCGGTGATTCCGAACCCATTCCAGCCGCCAGCTCCGTTGATTCCGGTCATTCCTATGCCGCCGTTGCCAATTTTAACACCGCCGTCACCTCCGCCGACGGTGTTGCCGCCGTTTATACCGCCGTTTCTGCCGCCGATCCCTGGTATTCCGTCTGGTCCACCAAAAGTGAAAAAGATTCCATGA